The sequence CCATCTAATCCTGTGCGGCTTTTTTGCTTTCGGCACCGTTCTTTTAGTAAAACTTTCCGCGGTCTTCATCGCCCCAGTAATGCTTATCCTCTTCGCCATTGACTTTTTCCAAAACAAGGATAAAAGGAATTTTCTCTCTCGTATTCTTCTTTTTCTCGGCGGCGCGACCATCGCCGTTGGCATCTGGTTTTTTCTCGTCTTTCTACCCTACAAAAACGAATATCTCCAATATGTCCTGCGCCACTCAAGCGAATCACCTGCAGGTCATCCTAAAAACCTACCTGCTTACCTTTTCAACACCTTCACCTTCGGGTTGCGCTCAAAACTCCTGCCAAGAATGGTCTGGATCGCCATCCTTGGCTTCCTCGCTTTACCTTGGTTGGCAAAGAAACAAAACCTCGCCCTCCGTTATTCCTTCCTCGTTTTTCTCTTCGGACTTTTTATGCTCGGCTATATGAACTACCGCCCCCCCAGATATGAAATCATACTCTTACCGAGCCTCATCATTGCTGCCGCGGTAAGTATTGCTAAAAACCTAAGAACCGGGATGATAATCCCGCCGGTTAACCCAGCATTGTGGAAGGCTGTACTTTATGGATTCTGGCTCTGGCCTTTTTTTCTACAGGTGCTCCTGTATGCCTCCAATTTCAAAAACTACCCCCGGCAAGGTTCCGAAACCGGCATCCTTACCCTTGGATTTGTTATTGCCTTTGGTTTTGCTTTTGCCGGCTACGGCCTGCTGAGATTAAAAAAAGACGGGATTATTCTCAAATCACCTTGGATAAGAACTGTTATAGTAATAATTTTCCTGATACTTACTGTTCGTCTTGATTTAGGACAATTCTACAATTGGTTCTCAAATCGCACTTATAATCTGATCAACTATTCCCGCGAACTTGACCGTTTACTACCAGAAAATGCGGTCGTTGGCG comes from candidate division WOR-3 bacterium and encodes:
- a CDS encoding glycosyltransferase family 39 protein — translated: MKKKSKKQKPQKQPNPIEIRAELFVKRFFWLLLIVIVILGFGLRAADLRADPPPDLSWSFAPYTDESLNTYSARNFVLYGSWKMDEFLPFVIYPLVNMLVALVFKLFGIGFVQVKLLSLLAGALGIFIIALLVKEETGKTATLLSALMLATCYPLVMYSRLGLVETVQILFLLLTGLFGVKGQKKKIHLILCGFFAFGTVLLVKLSAVFIAPVMLILFAIDFFQNKDKRNFLSRILLFLGGATIAVGIWFFLVFLPYKNEYLQYVLRHSSESPAGHPKNLPAYLFNTFTFGLRSKLLPRMVWIAILGFLALPWLAKKQNLALRYSFLVFLFGLFMLGYMNYRPPRYEIILLPSLIIAAAVSIAKNLRTGMIIPPVNPALWKAVLYGFWLWPFFLQVLLYASNFKNYPRQGSETGILTLGFVIAFGFAFAGYGLLRLKKDGIILKSPWIRTVIVIIFLILTVRLDLGQFYNWFSNRTYNLINYSRELDRLLPENAVVGGSWAPPLMIESRKRALCITDWANINDPINRFGITHLIIGENEADQLLLKTLDPQIVENMTLLRQFQIRGQILRIYALP